Part of the Etheostoma cragini isolate CJK2018 chromosome 8, CSU_Ecrag_1.0, whole genome shotgun sequence genome, NNNNNNNNNNNNNNNNNNNNNNNNNNNNNNNNNNNNNNNNNNNNNNNNNNNNNNNNNNNNNNNNNNNNNNNNNNNNNNNNNNNNNNNNNNNNNNNNNNNNNNNNNNNNNNNNNNNNNNNNNNNNNNNNNNNNNNCAGGTCTATACCTGAAGCATTGAAGAAACTGGAGACATATGCAGGTCTATACCTGAAGCATTGAAGAAACTGGAGACACATGCAGGTCTATACCTGAAGCATTGAAGAAACTGGAGACATATTCAGGTCTATACCTGAAGCATTGAAGAAACTGAAGACACATGCAGGTCTATAACCAGAGTAATGGAGAGTAACTGTGTCTGTATCGATGGGACCGCTCAGCCTCTAACTGATGAactttcattctctctccttcttctcGTCTTATACACAAAATAAGTATCATGTGTCAACCCTGTTGATGTTCTTCACCTGCTGTATTAATCTGAAGCAGTGTCTTATGAGTCTATAGCTTTCATGACGATACAATTCATTgtcacaaagacaaagaacattttacagaaaacaccTTTGTGAAGGCGGTCGGGACAGTGGAATGGATTAAATCATTCATGAATGATGTACACACAATAGCCGGTGCCCTCCCCTCCCCTGCCTAAAGCATATGTACACTACTGGAGATATTAGTCTGAGATATTAGGCTTACAGGTAAACCTCAGCAGTCCCTAAACGCATCAGAATAGATGatgaaagaacaacaaaaaactgcaaaCTAAAACTAATGTTGATAAGAATAAACAAGTAATAAAAAGTGAGACTTATTATTACTAAATGCCATTTGATTTGTCTGAGCCAGTGTTACTCATTGAGCGGCTCGCCTGGCGGTAAATAAAACAGGCAATAACACATATTTCATAATAACATTAAGAACAAGCAGGgctatatgattattattatacgCTAAGTCTGCTCTATTACaaacactttatattttaaaaatactccAAACATTACATGATGAAAAAAGAAGTGGCATTACAAGATGGAAACGTAGACTAGAAGAGCTGCCCCTCCGTCTGTAACGCTGTCTCATTGTGGAGGTTTTCCAGCTCTTAACTTGAAATGTGCTCTGGGATGGTTGGACACATGATGGgctaatgtagaaaaaaatgaaaaatgagaaatatttttcagctaaataaaaaatgcagcaAACAGCAATAGCATACTACAACAAAGAAGCTTGTTTTAAAATCATCAAAATCCATTAACCCTAGTAtggtcttcccgtcaaccatgaaaaaaaaaacatttggtcacattttttcaacatcattATTGctctttccaacatttttgtccctttttccattgttgtgggtgctttttatgatgtttttttgttgacgATTCCAGTGCTTATTTCACGGCCcatgaaaacgggtcaaatttgacccaaggacaatatgagggttaaacaaccacatttaaagaaagcagtgatcatttattttacttgtgaagaacTTTGTGTGGAACAAGCCgcgtttttttctgaaaatttggttgaaagacacttgaaatgggtcaaatttgacccgaggacaacacaagcaGTAAAGGCTATTTACCTGTCTGAGTGTGCAAGTTAGtgatgatgaaaatgtatttgagtttcATCATCGCCTGTTTAGCTGCTCCATTCTCCTCAGGTATCTGGCATCTCTGATGCATCTCTCACGCAACGCCAACTATTTGTTCAACTTGTTTATCCTGTTCACGGCGGTGAGAGTTTGAGCCCGCTGGCATCACATTGGTGCTCGGCTAGTCGGGAATCCACGGGTACTGTGAGCAGctctggggtgggggggggggggggggggggggggggggggggggggggggggggggggggggggggggggggggggggggggggtatcacACTGTAAGAGGGGTACACATTAGGAAATGGGATTATGAAACCACCTGAATGGATCATTCCAGCCCACGCAACAGAAGGAAATAAACGATTACAGGTTAAGATAAGACTGTGGTACCTGGGAGTAAATTCACAAGCAGTGTATTAtgtacatacacagtatatctCCACATGTATACGATATATATCTCcaaatatatatgatatatacagtatatatgtatgtctatatacagtataaatgtatatgtgtatgtaaacatatatacgtatatacgcttatacatatatacacatacagtataagcatgcataaatatatatactatatatatatatatataatgtacagtatacatacatactgtacatacatatacaggtatattacatttttctgcCCTTAGAAACTaaggcagcagttttcagattacattatgttcttacataattgcaaattgcttctccaatgttttctcagttttttaaaaatgatattaaattaTGGACAGAATGAGTCTTTGGGACATCGGATGAAAGGTTGCTctataatgggcaatgtagatattgcattaaagatcacccccccacacacacactcagatcagctggtattctgtctatagtCGAGTGGAACGggaatttgtaagtgaccccagaCTTTTGACcaataacttaaaaaatgtcagcGTGGCTTTATAAACAGAAGAAAGAACAAGCAACAACGTTTAGGACCCACATTTCTCTTAATCAAAGAAGTGATTCTCCAGCTTCAGATGGGGTGAAGCATCTTTAAACTTTTCCAAAACATGCATCAATAAAAACCGGACAGGAGACAGTAGAAGTAGACCAGAAAGAAGTCCGACTGTTCCTCTCTCAGCACCGCGGCCGGCCCGGGTCCGTGGCGAAGAGTCTTTTGAGGACGCGGAGCTGCAGGTACCCGGACGCGAGGATGACGAGGCTCTGGGTCGCCGACCACCAGGTGACGTAGTTGGAGTTGGACAGGAGCAGGTGGTGGTCCTTCCCTTTCCTCATGCGGGCAAAGTTGTAGTGACGCCACATGTGGAAGATCTGATTCTGGAGCTTCTGCACACTCTCCTAAAGCAGACATGGTACACTGTCGGGTTTCAtgtcccagcatgcaacagGCTTTAGATGATATGTGGAATATAGTGTCACGTCTTAAAGTATGGGAGCACCTGTAGTTAGTTTAGTattataatgaataaataagtagGTGAGGTGACTCCCAGTCCTtattaaccctggtgttgtcttcacctccgggaccctctcgtgtccctcgggtcaaactgaccccgggacttatttggggttttaaaaaaaattctgaaatcaaatgttacttcataatctatcaAAAAAAATtttctttatctccatttccaacagctgagataacatctatgtttagggaatgcatcagtctctactagcacactattaaacatggaagtggggtttgttttttatcataaggttataattcaagataaaaaataaaaacaaaacaaagggtcatatccagaataatgttctgaattgagtcaggaatacatgtttatcacaggaaataagatagtttttaatgaaagtagagatttttacttgccaaagagcattgggtggaatcaatcatgttattttagggaattaaaaagaacgttgatataggaaaacgggtcaatttggcccgaggacaacatgaggacaacatgaggacaacatgggggttaaatCCCAAAGACAAATACCTCAATACCGGCCACGGTGCTGTTGAGGACCatctccccctcctccatctctctctttgaGTCCTCGAAGCCTTCGTAGATCACGCCAAAGTTCACAAAGACCCTGATGCCTCCAAACTGGTTGTTGTGGTTCCCGAGACACAACCGGTAAAAACCTGTTGGGGGGACGCTGCAGTGAAACCTCACAGACAGATTGTAGTTATtgaatgtatatatgtgtgtttctggtCGTCCTACCGGTCACCTCCGTCTGGAAGGTCATCTGACCCACGGCCTCGTTCTTTGAAGCCACGAGAGCACCCTGGGGCGAGTTGACCGTCACAAACAGCCGGGGATCAGAGGCCATCCCCGTCACCCACTGGACCTGGGTCCACACATTAAGCAAGTCCCCATGAGACGAATCAGGAACATCAGGAACTATTACTACTGTCTGTGTATCATAACTCTCACCATGTACGTCAGGTAGAAGCTTCCACTCTGGTGAGCAAAGTGCCAGAAACACTCCATCCCCGCAGCAGGAACCTCCACCGCAAAGTCATACTGGTCCGACCCCCTGAAGAACCCCGCGTCCGCCTCGCCCAGGACCGGTTCGGACTTCCTGGTCCAGACACCCTGAGAGACCAACACCAGGAGCAGAGCGTTCAGCAGCATGGCTGCAGGTCACCGTGGAGCAGGACGTGAAGGTCGCGCTGCTTTTCTTCTGTTGGTTCTTAGATATGAGCTGGAAAATAATCATTAACCACGTCTACAAACTCTCCGTCACAAAGGCGTAGCTTTGATAAAATATCAATGAAAACACAGTCGTTCACTGGTTTGGTTTCAGGtttcatgatgatgatgtttcATAACATCAAGGTATTATACATGTTCCATACAtgatttttaaggcagatactgatgtgaatatttggttatttccagaaacgcgttacaaaacataaacagatttccctaacattagttatttgtagttatttatgagttcccactaaaataatatgataataatttgttttattgtcacaatagaacatcaaaatatgttaaagttgtgaaaaaaaaatgtatgaaaaaaaaatgttgaaaatcaacacatttgttgacgcttttaatcaatgtttttaacttttcctcacgtttttgacactttttttcaacactttggattattttttcaatgtttgtcactttttttgatgttttcaaccccacgtaacactaacttattgactttcgttttatttaatttcggaatttatggtcaataaacatcatttatgggaaattatacctaatgtttgagttagaaaagcagaaattaggaattattgagactaaaattaaaggaatggatgttgatgataatcacagactggaatatgtcaacttttactcaatactatttcaaaaacacttccatttgttttacaatgctataaaattgaataagacgccccaaaattaatgaaagtagagatttgtacttggcaaagagcgttgggtggaatcaatcatgttattttggggaattaaaaagaacactgatataggacatcatgaagacaacatgaggacaacatgaggacaacatgaagacaacacgaggacaacacgaggacaacatgagggttaaagcctGGACCACTTCCTGGGGCCCTGGTCCTTCTTATTTCAGAGTGTGCCGTGTTTCTAGCACAGACCAAACTCTGGCTCTAGAGAAGGCCGTTCATATTCAAGCATCAGCTGCCTTAGTCCTCCTCACAGCAggatttaacccttgttttgccCTCgcaggtcaaaactgaaaacactttcTTAATGAGTTTGAGATACttttatgtattactttttgatccttttttccaaaattgtctttgtttttgtaacactgccatcagtatactgtacacatcactaacaccaatatcttaccactagttttacactattttctttttcaaagtcatggtcaagaaacctcatttatatgaaattatataattgttttggtctttttttcaggggaaataaaacacccaataTTCAATAAAGTAGTTAACTTGCAAGAAGTgttatatggaaccatccatgtaatatttggacatattggatgaaagaatcccaaatttctgatgtagaaacctttaaaaacgggtgaaatttgaccccaggacaacaggagggttaaacccGGCCCCAGCTgcagaaaacatcacaaattacagagaaaaacatctaaaaggACATCATCTTGTAATAGTGAAGTGTATTTATGCTGCGTGAAGAAATACAagtcaaatacacaaacacaaaagacagaaaTCACAGCTTATTcccacagctgtgtgttttcagtgattgTGTCAGCAGCGAGGCTTCTCCTCCTCGGCGCTGGTCTTGGTGATGAAGAGTCTTTTGAGGAAGAGGAGCTGCAGGTACCCGCAGGTGACGATGAGGAGGCTGAGAGCGACCGACCACCAGGTGATGTAGCGCGAGTTGGACAGCAGCAGGAAGTGGTCGGCGCTGCTCCTCATGCGGCCGAAGTTGTAGTAGCGAAACATGTGGAAGACGTAGTACTCCACTTTGTGAGTCGTATCCTGCAGCGACAGAAAATACAACAAGTAGTACTTCTACTGTCATTGCCATTACAAATACTGGTGCTAGTACTACTACACTACCATCATTTCTACTGCCATTGAGACTATTACACTCACTACTGCTGCTATATCTGCCATGCTGCTACTGTTTAAATAACTGTACAC contains:
- the LOC117949757 gene encoding transmembrane emp24 domain-containing protein 6-like — translated: MLLNALLLVLVSQGVWTRKSEPVLGEADAGFFRGSDQYDFAVEVPAAGMECFWHFAHQSGSFYLTYMVQWVTGMASDPRLFVTVNSPQGALVASKNEAVGQMTFQTEVTGFYRLCLGNHNNQFGGIRVFVNFGVIYEGFEDSKREMEEGEMVLNSTVAGIEESVQKLQNQIFHMWRHYNFARMRKGKDHHLLLSNSNYVTWWSATQSLVILASGYLQLRVLKRLFATDPGRPRC